Below is a genomic region from Paracholeplasma manati.
ATGGCCAATGTCAAAGGATTGATTGAAGCGTTTAATAACCATGAAGATATCCATACCAGAACCGCGAAAGAGGTCTTTGGTACAGAAACCGTCACCTCAGAAGAACGTCGTAAAGCGAAAGCCGTCAACTTCGGGATCATTTACGGCATTGGGGCGTGGAGTTTATCTGAAGATATCCACACCACCCCGAGAGAAGCCCAAGCGTTTATCGATAAATACTTAAGCATTTACCCTGAAATCAAGACCTATATGGAAACCACCGTTGAAAATGCCATTAAACAAGGCTATGTAACGACGATGATGAAACGTAGACGTTATATCGGTGAACTTGAAAGTCCAATCTACGCAGTCAGAGAGTTCGGTAAACGTACCTCGATGAACGCACCCATTCAAGGGTCAGCAGCCGACATCATCAAAAAAGCGATGATCGATTTGCATGCCTATATCGATAAAAATAAGAAGAAGTCTAGAATCTTACTTCAAGTCCACGATGAACTTGTTCTTGAAGTGCCTGAGGCTGAACTTGCTGAGATGCAAAAAGTGGTGCCTGACATCATGTCTAAAGCTGTTAAACTCAAGGTGCAATTGGAATCCTCTTGTGATACCGGTAAAAACTGGTATGAGTTGAAATAGTATGCCTGAACTACCTGAAGTCGAAACCGTCAAAACGGTATTGAAAAGACGTATACAAGGCCTTAAAATCCATGATATTGATGTCTATTACGAAAAGATGATGGATGAGGATAAACGTCAAATACTGATTGGACAAACCATCCATGATTTAAAACGATATGGTAAATACATTGTATTCATACTAGATTCCTGTGTCCTCATCAGTCATTTGAGGATGGAAGGTCGTTACTTTTTTAAAGAGCCCAATGAACCGGTTTTAAAACATGAGCACATCGTATTTCAATTATCCGATGGCTTATCCTTGCGATACCACGATACCAGAAAGTTCGGTACGTTTGAAATCCGAGATTTGGACCATTATCTAACCGTTCCACCCCTCAATCAATTGGCTAAAGAACCCTTTGATATCGATCCAAACGCATTTTATAAAACTTTAAAACATAAACATAAAGCGATTAAAACCGCATTGTTAGATCAAAGTATCATCGCAGGCATCGGAAACATCTACGCCGATGAAATCTTGTTCGCATGCAAAATCCATCCACTGAGAATGACGGATCAAATTAAAAAAAGCGAAGCCAATCAAATCGTCCAAGAAGGCATTCGAATTCTAAACCACGCGATTCTCGCCGGTGGGACCACCATTCGAACCTATGTGTCTGAACTTGGGGTTTCGGGTCGTTTCCAACTACAGTTGATGGTCCATCAACGTGAAGGTGAAGCTTGTTATGTGTGTGGAACGACGATTTTAAGAGAGGTCATCAACGGCCGATCGAGCTTTTATTGTAAAACGTGTCAAAAGAGGTGATTGTTGTGAAAGTACTCGGCATCACAGGTGGGATTGCATCTGGCAAATCCCTAGTTAGTCAACAATTTAAACAACGGGGTTTCACGGTCATTGACGCCGATGCCATCGTGCATGAACTCTTCAAAAAAGACACCGTTTTAGAAGAGATTAAAAATCGCTTCCCATCCGTTTTTGATGGGGGTATCTTACAACGAAAACCATTGGCAGATCTCATCTTTACAGATCCCATCGCCAAACACGATTTGGAACACATCCTACATCCAAAGGTGTATGCATCCATCCAAGAACGTCTTCAATCGCATTTGAATGAACCTTGGGTTGTGGTGGATATCCCACTGCTTTACGAAACGGGTGGACAATCCATTTGTGATTGGGTATTGGTTGTGTATGTCAATGAAGAAACCCAAAAAGCGCGTTTGATGGCTAGAAATCAATTATCGTTAGATGAAGCCAATCAACGCATATCTGCTCAACTACCACTGAAAGATAAAGTCAATCAAGCAGACATTGTCATCGACAATTCTGGAACCATTCAAAAAACCATCGATCGTGTCAACGAACTCATCGACAAAGTATTTATATAGGAGGACCCCCATGCCAATTTATCGCACCACAGATTCAAACAAAGATGCCCGCTTACAAACCCGCTGGTATCAAAATGACTACAAGGAATGTCAACAAGCCGTACTGACCATTTTGAAGGGATTTGGGTATTCACTCAAACACCAAGATGATACGTATGGTGAATTCATTTTTGAACGAAAAAGTGAAACATTAGACGTCAAAGTCGTCTCTTTACAACGCCGTCAAACCGCCATCGACTTCGTACTGAATGCCGATGTTATGTTTGATTTTGGTCGTCGTAAAGCCGTGATTGCAGAAATATATGCCAGACTTCAAAAATTATTGAACGAAAAGAAGTTTAACTAATGTTAGGAAAGGTGTCACATGAAAAATGAATCGTTTTGGGTCATCGGCAGTGGTACCTTATCACTCGATGACGCAGCTACTTTAGCGCTACTATATCAACCCCTCATTGGCACAGAAAGCCATGGGTTGTATCTCTTTTTGTCCGCGTTGGTCAATACGAAAACCTACCAATC
It encodes:
- the mutM gene encoding DNA-formamidopyrimidine glycosylase; translation: MPELPEVETVKTVLKRRIQGLKIHDIDVYYEKMMDEDKRQILIGQTIHDLKRYGKYIVFILDSCVLISHLRMEGRYFFKEPNEPVLKHEHIVFQLSDGLSLRYHDTRKFGTFEIRDLDHYLTVPPLNQLAKEPFDIDPNAFYKTLKHKHKAIKTALLDQSIIAGIGNIYADEILFACKIHPLRMTDQIKKSEANQIVQEGIRILNHAILAGGTTIRTYVSELGVSGRFQLQLMVHQREGEACYVCGTTILREVINGRSSFYCKTCQKR
- the coaE gene encoding dephospho-CoA kinase (Dephospho-CoA kinase (CoaE) performs the final step in coenzyme A biosynthesis.); this translates as MKVLGITGGIASGKSLVSQQFKQRGFTVIDADAIVHELFKKDTVLEEIKNRFPSVFDGGILQRKPLADLIFTDPIAKHDLEHILHPKVYASIQERLQSHLNEPWVVVDIPLLYETGGQSICDWVLVVYVNEETQKARLMARNQLSLDEANQRISAQLPLKDKVNQADIVIDNSGTIQKTIDRVNELIDKVFI